A single genomic interval of Acetobacteraceae bacterium harbors:
- the murC gene encoding UDP-N-acetylmuramate--L-alanine ligase, with translation MRALPLSIGTLHFVGIGGIGMSGIAEVLHLLGYKVQGSDIAENNNVLRLRDQGIHIQIGHSAENLGDAQVVVTSTAVRRDNPEVVAARERHIPVVRRAEMLAELMRLRWSIAIGGTHGKTTTTSLVAAVLEQSRLDPTVINGGIIEAYGTNTRMGSRDWMVVEADESDGSFLRLPAVIAVVTNMDPEHLDHWGNEEAMQAAYHQFVSNIPFYGFAVLCIDHPEVQRMIPRLSDHRIITYGFSQQADIRAEKLVTDRLGATFEVVVSNRASKVTRRAGPFRLPMLGQHNVLNALAAIAVATEMDISDDTIRSALASFRGVKRRFTRVGEHNGVSIIDDYGHHPIEIAAVLRAARQAGAHHVIAVVQPHRYSRLKALFHEFCTCMNDATTVIIADVYAANEQPIEGFDRDALVEGLQASGHHSVVPLPGPEHLAEMINVIAKPGDFVVCLGAGSITHWAQALPSQLEALPPKKTIKAVSG, from the coding sequence ATGCGCGCGCTTCCCCTCTCGATTGGCACCCTGCATTTTGTCGGAATTGGCGGCATTGGCATGTCGGGCATCGCCGAGGTTCTGCATTTGCTCGGATATAAGGTTCAGGGCTCCGACATTGCGGAAAATAATAATGTCCTGCGCCTGCGTGATCAGGGCATCCATATTCAAATCGGCCACTCGGCGGAAAATCTGGGTGACGCACAGGTTGTCGTGACATCAACCGCCGTGCGTCGGGACAATCCGGAAGTCGTCGCAGCGCGGGAGCGGCACATCCCGGTCGTGCGCCGGGCGGAGATGTTGGCTGAACTGATGCGCCTGCGCTGGTCCATCGCGATTGGCGGCACGCATGGTAAAACGACCACAACCAGCCTCGTCGCAGCGGTTCTTGAGCAGTCTCGCCTTGACCCGACCGTGATCAATGGCGGGATCATCGAGGCTTACGGCACGAATACCCGCATGGGGTCCAGGGACTGGATGGTTGTCGAAGCGGATGAAAGTGACGGGTCTTTCCTCCGCCTTCCGGCTGTTATTGCTGTCGTTACGAATATGGACCCGGAACATCTCGACCATTGGGGAAATGAGGAGGCCATGCAGGCGGCCTATCATCAGTTCGTCTCCAATATCCCCTTTTATGGTTTCGCCGTTTTATGCATTGATCACCCGGAGGTGCAGCGGATGATTCCGCGCCTCTCAGATCACCGCATCATCACATACGGTTTTAGCCAACAGGCCGATATCAGGGCCGAGAAGCTCGTTACGGACCGCCTTGGCGCGACGTTTGAGGTGGTCGTCTCGAATCGTGCCAGCAAAGTGACGCGGCGGGCCGGGCCTTTCCGCCTGCCGATGCTGGGCCAGCATAATGTCCTGAACGCCCTCGCCGCGATTGCCGTGGCGACGGAAATGGACATCAGCGACGACACGATCCGCTCAGCCCTTGCGAGCTTCCGGGGCGTCAAACGTCGTTTCACCCGGGTGGGGGAACATAATGGCGTTTCTATTATCGATGATTACGGTCACCACCCGATTGAAATCGCGGCAGTTCTGCGCGCAGCCCGGCAGGCCGGGGCGCATCACGTCATCGCTGTCGTGCAGCCACATCGTTATTCCCGCCTTAAGGCTTTGTTCCATGAATTCTGCACCTGCATGAATGACGCCACGACCGTCATCATCGCCGATGTTTATGCCGCGAATGAACAGCCGATTGAGGGATTTGACCGTGATGCGCTGGTAGAGGGCTTGCAGGCCAGCGGGCATCACTCCGTCGTACCTCTGCCGGGGCCGGAGCATCTGGCTGAGATGATCAATGTCATCGCGAAACCGGGCGATTTTGTCGTCTGTCTTGGCGCGGGGTCGATCACCCACTGGGCCCAGGCCCTCCCGTCACAGCTTGAAGCGCTGCCCCCCAAGAAAACGATCAAGGCTGTCTCCGGATGA
- the mraY gene encoding phospho-N-acetylmuramoyl-pentapeptide-transferase yields MLYSLFAVSESGHGGLFNLFHYLTFRSGGACLTALVISLSLGQPFIRYLRRIQRDGQPIRELGPARHLTEKAGTPTMGGVMIFLSLIASTLLWADLRNGFVWAVLFVSSAFFAVGFADDYLKLSRRNSHGVSKKMRLGCEFLAALIAGYWLQSLMPVGMQNALAIPFIKNLLIPLGLAFPIFAMLTIAGFGNAVNFTDGLDGLAIVPTLIATLVFGVITYLVGNRVFAEYLQIHFIPGTGELCVFCAALVGAGLGFLWFNAQPAEVFMGDTGSLLLGGALGAIAVAIKHEIVLCIVGGLFVVETISVVIQVFWFKRTGRRIFLMAPIHHHFEKKGWSESKIVVRFWIIAFVLGLIGLSTLKLQ; encoded by the coding sequence ATGCTTTACAGCTTGTTCGCCGTAAGTGAGAGCGGTCATGGTGGCCTGTTCAATCTCTTCCACTATTTGACGTTCCGATCCGGCGGCGCGTGTCTCACGGCGCTTGTCATCAGCCTCAGCCTCGGGCAGCCTTTCATACGCTATCTCAGACGCATCCAGCGCGATGGCCAGCCCATCCGGGAATTGGGCCCCGCGCGCCATCTGACTGAAAAAGCAGGCACGCCGACGATGGGCGGCGTCATGATCTTCCTGTCTCTCATCGCCTCGACGCTCTTATGGGCTGATCTGAGAAACGGCTTTGTCTGGGCCGTTCTGTTTGTCTCCTCGGCGTTTTTCGCTGTCGGATTTGCGGATGATTATCTCAAGCTCTCCCGCCGCAACAGCCATGGTGTCTCCAAAAAAATGCGGTTGGGGTGCGAATTTCTGGCCGCGCTTATTGCCGGATACTGGTTGCAAAGCCTGATGCCGGTCGGGATGCAGAATGCCCTGGCTATCCCTTTCATCAAAAATCTTCTCATTCCGCTTGGCTTGGCCTTCCCCATTTTTGCCATGCTAACGATTGCGGGTTTTGGCAATGCGGTTAATTTCACGGATGGGCTCGATGGACTGGCGATTGTGCCGACTCTGATCGCGACACTCGTCTTCGGTGTCATCACTTATCTGGTCGGCAATCGTGTCTTCGCGGAATATCTTCAGATCCACTTCATCCCCGGGACAGGGGAGCTCTGTGTTTTCTGCGCCGCCCTGGTTGGGGCGGGTCTCGGATTTCTCTGGTTCAATGCCCAGCCGGCCGAGGTTTTCATGGGGGATACCGGGTCCCTCCTGCTTGGCGGTGCGCTCGGCGCGATTGCTGTCGCGATCAAGCATGAAATCGTTCTCTGTATTGTCGGCGGGCTTTTTGTTGTCGAGACAATTTCAGTCGTTATTCAGGTGTTCTGGTTTAAGCGCACCGGGCGGCGCATTTTTCTGATGGCCCCGATTCACCATCATTTTGAGAAAAAAGGATGGTCCGAATCTAAAATTGTCGTCCGATTCTGGATCATCGCTTTCGTGCTGGGGCTGATCGGTCTATCAACCCTGAAACTCCAATAA
- a CDS encoding putative peptidoglycan glycosyltransferase FtsW yields the protein MAGPSRVDNSAFGRWWRNIDRVTLYCVGVLLAFGYILVLAASPAVAVRIGASREMFILKQVIFLAVAGIVTLFVSTMSREAIRKMALIGGGLALLATLMTLVHGLEIKGARRWIALPFMSVQPSEFLKPFFAIVTAWLLAKRRQTTRDGKMLHFPGMVIAFGVYAVILFLLKSQPDIGMLSVVTMVFFVQLFVDGLPLIFVGAGVGAMIAAFIGAFIAFAHVRSRVERFLHPNLGDHYQIDMALRAFGNGGLLGRGPGEGRVKDLLPDAHADFVFAVAGEEYGMIVCAAVIGVFLVIVIRSLQCVLREQDPFAIVAVSGLIAGFGLQAFINMGSTLHLIPTKGMTLPFISYGGSSALSVALTMGMILALTRHHVGSDTNFLHGGSPDMRRNWTNGTRRHLPS from the coding sequence ATGGCCGGCCCCTCCCGCGTTGATAATTCGGCTTTCGGACGTTGGTGGCGCAATATTGACCGCGTGACGCTTTATTGCGTCGGGGTGCTCCTGGCATTCGGCTATATCCTCGTCCTCGCCGCTAGCCCGGCTGTCGCAGTGCGCATCGGCGCATCGCGTGAAATGTTCATTCTCAAACAGGTGATTTTTCTGGCCGTGGCCGGCATTGTGACTTTGTTCGTCTCCACCATGTCGCGTGAGGCGATCCGCAAAATGGCGCTGATTGGCGGGGGGCTCGCTTTGCTGGCCACGCTCATGACGCTGGTGCATGGGCTGGAGATTAAAGGGGCACGGCGCTGGATCGCTCTGCCGTTCATGTCCGTTCAGCCTTCCGAGTTTCTCAAACCGTTTTTCGCGATTGTCACGGCGTGGCTGCTTGCCAAACGGCGCCAAACGACGCGCGACGGTAAAATGCTGCATTTCCCCGGCATGGTCATCGCTTTCGGCGTTTATGCGGTCATTCTCTTCCTTCTTAAATCGCAACCGGATATCGGTATGCTCTCCGTCGTGACGATGGTTTTTTTTGTGCAGCTTTTTGTCGATGGATTGCCGCTGATCTTCGTCGGCGCGGGTGTCGGGGCCATGATCGCCGCCTTTATCGGCGCCTTCATCGCCTTCGCCCATGTGCGCTCTCGTGTTGAACGCTTTCTACATCCCAATCTGGGCGACCATTACCAGATCGACATGGCCCTGCGCGCCTTCGGCAATGGGGGGCTGTTGGGTCGCGGCCCGGGGGAAGGCCGCGTGAAGGATCTGCTTCCCGATGCCCATGCGGATTTCGTTTTCGCCGTTGCGGGGGAGGAATATGGCATGATTGTCTGCGCCGCCGTGATCGGCGTGTTTCTTGTGATAGTCATTCGCAGCCTGCAATGCGTTTTGCGCGAGCAGGATCCGTTCGCTATCGTCGCGGTTTCCGGCCTTATTGCAGGGTTCGGCCTTCAGGCTTTCATCAATATGGGCTCAACCCTGCATCTCATCCCGACCAAGGGAATGACCTTGCCCTTCATCTCCTATGGTGGCTCTTCCGCATTGTCGGTAGCGTTGACAATGGGCATGATCCTGGCTTTGACCCGGCACCATGTCGGATCAGACACGAATTTCCTCCATGGTGGCAGTCCGGATATGCGGCGAAACTGGACAAACGGCACGCGGAGGCACCTCCCGTCATGA
- a CDS encoding UDP-N-acetylmuramoyl-L-alanyl-D-glutamate--2,6-diaminopimelate ligase yields the protein MQLQELFRQARITLPSSVRPEWVGRTVGGVTSDSRLATLNSLFVAIDGAAVSGATFMPQAVAKGADVVMSHHGPNAVTAIAGRDILHLASTNPRRDLALLSAAFYGAQPAEIAAITGTNGKTSTADFLRQIWMMRGLRSASIGTLGLVSEGLDLRLPPLTTPDPVKLAETLHDLKTHRVDHVALEASSHGLDQFRLDGVRLTRAGFSNLTRDHLDYHQTLDAYRDAKLRLFREVLPTAGVAAINADMDSETLATLKDIATSRALALRTVGVAGEALWLVSARPLPTGQRLKLCLFGEMLDDIAIPLIGRVQVDNILLAAALAWDDEESARQICQGLTQLQGVRGRCEFVAASHHGASIFVDYAHTPDALGHVLQSLRPHARHRLTVIFGAGGNRDQGKRPLMGQIAARYADQCIVTDDNPRDEDPAAIRRAVMQGCPDATEIGDRHTAIAHAVLHAEPGDIVVVTGKGHETGQIIKDAAHPFDDAAVIREILTAAQGGSVIKTANRVNAYDAPG from the coding sequence ATGCAATTGCAGGAGCTATTCAGACAAGCGCGCATCACCCTGCCCTCCTCCGTGAGGCCGGAATGGGTAGGTCGGACGGTTGGCGGGGTGACGAGTGACAGCCGCCTGGCCACCTTGAACAGTCTTTTCGTGGCGATTGATGGCGCCGCCGTCAGTGGCGCGACATTTATGCCGCAGGCAGTGGCGAAGGGGGCTGATGTCGTCATGTCCCATCACGGCCCCAATGCGGTAACCGCCATCGCGGGCCGTGACATCCTGCATCTTGCCTCTACCAATCCCCGGCGCGACCTCGCCCTTCTGTCCGCCGCGTTTTATGGCGCGCAACCTGCTGAGATCGCGGCCATCACCGGCACGAATGGCAAGACAAGCACAGCGGATTTTTTGCGGCAGATCTGGATGATGCGGGGCCTGCGTTCTGCCAGTATCGGTACGCTCGGCCTCGTTTCTGAGGGTTTGGATTTGCGCCTCCCTCCCCTGACAACGCCCGACCCGGTGAAGCTGGCCGAGACATTGCATGACCTCAAAACCCACCGCGTCGATCATGTTGCGCTGGAAGCCTCGTCTCACGGGCTTGATCAGTTTCGCCTTGATGGCGTCAGATTGACACGCGCAGGTTTCTCCAACCTCACGCGGGACCATCTGGATTACCATCAGACTCTCGACGCCTATCGCGACGCCAAATTGCGGCTTTTCCGAGAAGTCCTCCCCACAGCGGGTGTGGCGGCGATCAATGCAGATATGGACTCTGAAACGCTTGCGACATTAAAGGATATTGCAACGTCACGCGCCCTCGCGCTTCGCACAGTGGGCGTAGCTGGTGAGGCGCTGTGGCTTGTCAGTGCAAGGCCCCTCCCGACGGGGCAGCGTCTGAAACTATGCCTTTTCGGGGAAATGCTGGATGACATCGCCATCCCCCTCATCGGGCGCGTGCAGGTCGATAATATTTTGCTGGCGGCTGCTCTGGCATGGGACGATGAAGAATCCGCCCGTCAGATCTGTCAGGGTCTGACACAATTACAGGGCGTGCGCGGGCGGTGTGAATTTGTCGCCGCATCGCATCATGGTGCCTCGATATTTGTAGACTACGCCCATACGCCGGACGCGCTCGGCCACGTGCTGCAAAGCCTACGCCCGCATGCGCGGCATCGACTGACTGTTATTTTTGGCGCGGGAGGCAATCGTGATCAAGGGAAGCGCCCCCTAATGGGTCAGATTGCCGCCAGATATGCGGATCAATGCATCGTCACCGACGATAATCCGCGCGATGAGGACCCCGCTGCAATCCGCCGAGCCGTCATGCAGGGATGCCCTGACGCCACGGAAATCGGCGACCGCCACACAGCCATCGCCCACGCCGTGCTACATGCCGAACCGGGCGATATCGTCGTCGTCACCGGCAAGGGGCACGAAACCGGGCAGATCATTAAAGACGCAGCGCATCCATTTGATGATGCCGCCGTCATTCGTGAGATTTTGACAGCCGCGCAGGGCGGTTCTGTCATTAAGACAGCAAACAGGGTGAATGCATATGACGCGCCTGGTTAA
- the murD gene encoding UDP-N-acetylmuramoyl-L-alanine--D-glutamate ligase: MIQPFPSTLFKGQQFLVVGLGRNGFAAVNALFGMGARVTAWDDRQDIDRSHTHPYLTYASPTTLKGFDALILSPGIPHHLPSPHPLAALARREGVPILSDAEMLYRAVKSQGAKARFVSITGTNGKSTTTALIAHILAHAGFDVAAGGNLGPAALALPLLDDRGVYVIEMSSYMLERLDSFHADAACLLNLTLDHMERHGDMQHYAAAKARVFDHMTTADRLIVSIDDAECRDIYEMLRARGAQPHALSLHQPANLTPALLDLSQAQALRGAHNMQNALAAYDTCRFLGVAAEKILAGLNSFPGLPHRQEVVARIDGVTFINDSKATNAQSAATALQCYDRVIWIAGGQAKEGGITSLSHLLNRVTKAFLIGEDASKLAVTLEANNVAWENCITLERAVIQAFAAAKATWTHVILLSPACASFDQFAHFEARGTAFRDLAQSLDTPAKFSAWAEGEKS, translated from the coding sequence ATGATCCAGCCATTTCCCTCCACGCTCTTCAAAGGCCAGCAGTTTCTGGTCGTCGGCCTCGGTAGAAACGGCTTTGCAGCCGTCAATGCCCTGTTCGGGATGGGCGCGCGGGTTACGGCCTGGGATGATCGTCAGGATATCGACCGGTCACACACGCATCCCTACCTGACATATGCGTCCCCGACCACTCTCAAAGGGTTTGACGCGCTCATTCTCTCGCCCGGCATCCCGCATCACCTCCCCAGCCCCCACCCCTTGGCGGCGCTGGCGCGGCGTGAGGGGGTTCCAATATTGTCGGATGCCGAAATGCTGTACCGAGCCGTGAAATCACAGGGCGCGAAAGCACGATTTGTCTCCATCACCGGCACGAATGGGAAATCGACGACAACGGCACTGATCGCCCACATTCTCGCCCATGCCGGTTTTGATGTGGCGGCCGGAGGCAATCTCGGCCCCGCCGCGCTCGCGCTTCCCCTTTTGGATGATCGGGGAGTCTATGTGATTGAAATGTCTTCCTACATGCTCGAAAGGCTGGACAGCTTCCACGCTGACGCGGCCTGCCTGCTGAACCTGACGCTCGACCATATGGAACGCCACGGCGATATGCAGCATTATGCCGCGGCGAAGGCACGTGTTTTTGACCATATGACGACGGCGGATCGCCTGATTGTCAGTATTGATGACGCAGAATGCCGGGATATTTATGAGATGCTCCGTGCGCGCGGCGCGCAACCACATGCGCTTTCCCTGCACCAGCCCGCTAATCTGACCCCGGCTCTGCTGGACTTGTCACAGGCACAGGCTTTGCGGGGGGCGCATAATATGCAGAATGCCCTTGCCGCCTACGACACTTGCCGCTTCCTCGGCGTGGCGGCGGAGAAAATTTTGGCGGGGCTCAATAGTTTCCCCGGCCTTCCCCATCGACAGGAGGTCGTGGCGCGCATTGATGGCGTGACTTTCATCAATGACAGCAAGGCAACAAATGCGCAGTCAGCGGCCACGGCACTGCAATGTTATGATCGCGTCATATGGATCGCGGGAGGGCAGGCTAAGGAAGGCGGGATCACGTCGCTTTCTCACCTCTTAAATCGCGTCACGAAAGCTTTTCTCATCGGTGAGGATGCTTCGAAACTCGCCGTGACCCTTGAAGCGAACAACGTGGCGTGGGAAAACTGCATCACGCTGGAACGCGCCGTCATCCAAGCCTTTGCGGCGGCTAAGGCGACCTGGACGCACGTTATTCTACTGTCTCCCGCCTGCGCCAGCTTCGATCAGTTCGCGCATTTTGAAGCACGTGGAACCGCATTCCGGGATCTGGCGCAATCGCTTGATACGCCCGCAAAATTTTCGGCATGGGCCGAAGGTGAAAAGAGCTGA
- the murG gene encoding undecaprenyldiphospho-muramoylpentapeptide beta-N-acetylglucosaminyltransferase: MKKTIIIAAGGTGGHFFPAEALALALQQRGYHLVLMTDSRAGHRPMGPFSHQPQYVLRGRGVAGKTPWTKLRNLYELFKGVQQARRLLRQLRPAAIICFGGYPSIPPAIGNLNIFGRSRAKLILHEGNALLGKANRLLARRASVIATSFPKLEGTLPSRPVIYTGMPVRPEIEALYTRHYSDARTHINLLVWGGSLGAQVFSEIVPDALSRLPQEVRHRLHVTQQTKEGDISKVREIYETAGIECALAPFFEDVAGLLGRSHLVIGRAGGSSVAELTMAGCPAILIPLPIAASDEQSANARKLEEGGAGWCISQSELTAAHLSEKVEALLTNIDQLAEASSATHRLAMPASAERLAEVVAFQIGDASQH, translated from the coding sequence ATGAAAAAAACAATCATCATCGCCGCAGGGGGCACAGGGGGGCATTTCTTCCCCGCGGAAGCCCTGGCCCTGGCCCTGCAACAGCGCGGTTATCATCTGGTTTTAATGACCGACTCCCGCGCCGGCCATCGTCCGATGGGGCCATTTTCTCACCAGCCGCAATATGTCCTCCGTGGACGCGGTGTCGCGGGTAAAACACCCTGGACGAAGCTGCGCAATCTTTATGAGCTTTTCAAAGGCGTGCAGCAGGCGCGGCGGCTTCTCCGGCAATTGCGACCGGCGGCCATCATCTGTTTCGGCGGGTATCCTTCAATTCCGCCTGCGATCGGCAATCTCAATATATTCGGGCGCAGCCGTGCGAAATTGATCCTGCATGAAGGCAACGCCCTGCTGGGCAAGGCAAACCGCCTGCTGGCCCGGCGCGCCAGCGTCATCGCCACATCATTTCCGAAACTTGAGGGCACATTGCCATCGCGACCCGTCATCTATACCGGGATGCCCGTGCGCCCTGAAATCGAGGCCCTTTATACGCGCCATTACTCAGATGCGCGGACGCATATCAATCTGCTCGTCTGGGGCGGCTCCCTCGGGGCGCAGGTTTTTTCAGAAATCGTGCCGGACGCGCTGAGTCGACTTCCGCAGGAGGTCCGACATCGCCTGCATGTCACGCAGCAGACGAAGGAAGGCGACATCAGCAAAGTGCGGGAAATTTACGAAACGGCCGGGATTGAGTGCGCGCTGGCGCCGTTTTTTGAGGATGTTGCGGGGCTTCTGGGACGCAGCCACCTCGTGATCGGGCGCGCCGGGGGCTCATCCGTTGCAGAGCTGACCATGGCAGGATGCCCGGCCATCCTCATCCCCCTCCCCATCGCCGCTTCGGATGAGCAATCCGCCAATGCCCGGAAATTGGAGGAAGGCGGTGCAGGCTGGTGCATCAGCCAGTCAGAGCTGACCGCAGCGCACCTTTCTGAAAAAGTTGAAGCGCTTCTGACCAATATTGACCAATTGGCCGAGGCATCCAGCGCGACCCATCGTCTGGCGATGCCCGCCAGCGCCGAACGTCTCGCTGAGGTGGTTGCGTTCCAGATCGGGGATGCTTCGCAACATTGA
- the murF gene encoding UDP-N-acetylmuramoyl-tripeptide--D-alanyl-D-alanine ligase has protein sequence MTVLWKGEELAEATGATAAPDIAITGISIDTRTLQPGDLFIALEGSSHDGHAHVAEAFGKGAACCIVHRPVTTSGPLIEVPDSLKALQALGVYARSRFTGKMIAITGSVGKTTTKNMLHAALATQGRTHAADKSFNNHIGVPLTLARLPRDIVWCICEIGMNHAGEIAPLAQMVRPDVAIITSIGNSHIGHLGSLEAIVEEKSALFASLRQTGTAIAPDSVFGRDVLKRKLEASRARFISVGTAPSADMRLLDLQMTAEGSSFTFSGRHVALSVPGRHLAKDAALVLAGVKSVGADLDLAIAALARYKPDAGRGMRLPILNESVTLLDESYNASGLSMRASLATLALMPAKRRIAVLGDMLEMGNHAQEAHLALLPDIVASADALYCCGAAMKDVFDHLPTGKKGAWCETASRLAPLLIKGLAAGDVVLVKGSFGSCMRDVVDALKKQGNQG, from the coding sequence ATGACCGTTCTATGGAAAGGTGAGGAGCTGGCAGAGGCGACGGGTGCGACAGCGGCCCCTGATATCGCCATCACCGGTATTTCCATCGACACGCGCACTCTGCAGCCCGGTGATCTCTTTATAGCCCTCGAAGGCTCGTCACATGACGGGCACGCCCATGTTGCGGAGGCTTTCGGCAAAGGCGCGGCCTGTTGCATTGTGCATCGCCCCGTCACGACGTCCGGCCCTCTGATTGAAGTGCCGGATAGTTTGAAAGCGCTGCAAGCGCTGGGCGTCTATGCGCGCAGCCGCTTCACCGGCAAAATGATTGCCATCACTGGCAGTGTCGGCAAGACAACGACGAAGAACATGCTCCATGCGGCTTTGGCGACGCAGGGCCGCACCCATGCCGCGGACAAGTCCTTCAACAATCATATTGGCGTGCCGTTAACGCTGGCGCGTCTGCCCCGCGATATCGTATGGTGTATCTGTGAAATCGGCATGAACCATGCTGGCGAGATTGCGCCCCTTGCGCAGATGGTCCGCCCGGATGTCGCGATCATCACATCCATCGGAAACAGCCATATCGGGCATCTCGGCTCACTGGAAGCAATCGTAGAGGAGAAATCCGCGCTTTTCGCCAGTCTGCGCCAGACCGGAACCGCCATCGCCCCCGATTCGGTTTTTGGCAGGGACGTCCTCAAACGCAAGCTTGAAGCATCCCGCGCACGATTTATCAGTGTTGGCACCGCACCCTCGGCGGATATGCGCCTGCTTGATCTTCAGATGACGGCGGAGGGGAGCAGTTTCACTTTTTCCGGGCGTCACGTCGCGCTCAGTGTGCCGGGGCGGCACCTTGCAAAAGACGCCGCGCTCGTCCTTGCGGGGGTGAAGTCCGTCGGTGCGGATCTGGACCTCGCCATTGCCGCCCTGGCCCGTTACAAGCCGGATGCGGGACGCGGTATGCGCCTGCCAATCCTGAACGAGTCCGTTACACTTCTGGATGAAAGTTACAACGCCTCCGGATTGTCAATGCGGGCCTCACTCGCCACTCTTGCCCTCATGCCGGCAAAGCGGCGGATTGCCGTTCTGGGCGACATGCTGGAAATGGGTAACCACGCGCAGGAAGCCCATCTGGCGTTGCTGCCGGACATTGTCGCGAGCGCTGACGCGCTTTATTGCTGTGGCGCCGCGATGAAAGATGTTTTCGACCACCTCCCGACGGGAAAAAAAGGCGCCTGGTGCGAAACCGCCAGTAGGCTTGCACCGCTCTTAATCAAAGGGCTCGCCGCCGGGGATGTTGTCCTCGTTAAAGGCAGCTTCGGAAGCTGTATGCGTGATGTCGTTGACGCACTGAAAAAGCAGGGAAATCAAGGCTGA